A single genomic interval of Tsukamurella paurometabola harbors:
- a CDS encoding ArnT family glycosyltransferase, with protein MTYLTPRRCAVTALLAATALLYCWNLSISGYGNDFYAAAAQAGGLSWKAWLFGSLDPGNVITVDKPPAALWVTGLSVRVFGLSSWSILLPQALMGVGTVGLVYVTTRRLLGSLAGRTATGGALLAGAVCALTPAAVLIFRFNNPDALLVLLMTAAAYCTVRACQAASWRWLVACGALLGLAFLTKMLQGLLVLPGFGLAYLLFAPTTWLRRARDLALGVVAVVASAGWYVLLTVLWPASSRPYIGGSKDGTFMDLVLGYNGLARIVGNGGGDSGFGGGGGPGGSGATGTSFGGTPSPARLFSNEFGNEISWLLPAALLVLLIGLALVARRRLERDLALGLTVFGTWLAVTGVVFSFMSGTVHPYYTVALAPAIAVLVGGGAAVAWSRRSTVPGTLALVALVLAAGGWGIVRAWRAGYAWPALGIVVGVLMAVAVVALIVTRRGTGRAVAAAVVLALLAGGVATAAFSVSTAGTAHSGGVPTAVKTAKSGDMVGGGPGGGRDGRAPSGGGAKVELPAGVELPDGARGAAGRPDEKANAELVSLLKGTTTQWAAAVNGAQSQGSLQLNSGRPVIAIGGFSGSDPAPTLAQFQQWVRDGKVSYYVASGGFRPGGGKSEIQSWVEQNFTATKVGSATVYKLVA; from the coding sequence GTGACGTACCTGACTCCGCGGCGCTGCGCCGTGACCGCACTGCTCGCCGCCACGGCGCTGCTGTACTGCTGGAACCTGTCGATCAGCGGCTACGGCAACGACTTCTATGCCGCCGCGGCGCAGGCCGGCGGGCTGAGCTGGAAGGCCTGGCTGTTCGGCTCGCTCGACCCGGGAAACGTGATCACCGTCGACAAGCCGCCCGCGGCGCTGTGGGTGACCGGCCTGTCCGTCCGTGTGTTCGGCCTCTCCTCGTGGTCGATCCTGCTGCCGCAGGCGCTGATGGGGGTCGGGACCGTCGGACTGGTCTACGTGACCACGCGCCGGCTCCTCGGCTCGTTGGCGGGCCGGACCGCGACGGGTGGCGCGCTGCTGGCCGGTGCCGTGTGCGCGCTGACGCCCGCGGCCGTTCTCATCTTCCGGTTCAACAACCCCGACGCCCTGCTGGTGCTGCTCATGACCGCCGCCGCCTACTGCACGGTGCGGGCGTGCCAGGCGGCCTCGTGGCGGTGGCTCGTCGCGTGCGGCGCGCTGCTCGGCCTCGCCTTCCTCACCAAGATGCTGCAGGGCCTGCTCGTGCTCCCCGGCTTCGGCCTCGCGTATCTCCTGTTCGCGCCGACCACCTGGCTGCGGCGGGCGCGGGACCTCGCGCTGGGCGTCGTGGCCGTGGTCGCCTCGGCCGGCTGGTACGTGCTGCTGACGGTGCTGTGGCCCGCGTCCTCGCGCCCGTACATCGGCGGCTCGAAGGACGGCACGTTCATGGACCTCGTGCTCGGCTACAACGGCCTCGCACGCATCGTCGGGAACGGCGGCGGCGACTCCGGCTTCGGCGGCGGTGGCGGGCCGGGCGGGAGCGGCGCGACGGGCACCTCGTTCGGCGGCACTCCGAGTCCGGCGCGCCTGTTCAGCAACGAGTTCGGCAACGAGATCTCCTGGCTGCTGCCCGCGGCGCTGCTGGTCCTGCTGATCGGTCTCGCCCTGGTGGCACGCCGCCGCCTCGAACGCGACCTCGCGCTGGGACTCACGGTGTTCGGCACGTGGCTCGCGGTGACCGGGGTGGTGTTCTCGTTCATGAGCGGCACCGTGCACCCGTACTACACCGTGGCCCTGGCGCCGGCGATCGCGGTGCTCGTGGGCGGCGGCGCGGCCGTCGCGTGGAGTCGCAGGTCGACGGTGCCCGGCACGCTCGCGCTGGTCGCGCTCGTGCTCGCCGCCGGCGGCTGGGGCATCGTCCGCGCCTGGCGGGCGGGATACGCCTGGCCGGCCCTGGGCATCGTCGTGGGAGTCCTGATGGCGGTGGCGGTCGTCGCGCTCATCGTGACCCGTCGCGGCACCGGCCGGGCGGTGGCCGCCGCGGTGGTGCTCGCGCTGCTCGCGGGCGGCGTCGCGACGGCGGCGTTCTCCGTCTCGACGGCCGGCACTGCGCACAGCGGCGGCGTGCCCACCGCCGTGAAGACCGCGAAATCCGGCGACATGGTCGGCGGCGGGCCCGGTGGTGGGCGCGACGGGAGGGCACCGTCGGGCGGCGGGGCGAAGGTTGAGTTGCCGGCGGGCGTCGAGCTGCCCGACGGTGCGCGCGGCGCCGCCGGGCGGCCGGACGAGAAGGCGAACGCCGAGCTGGTTTCGCTGCTCAAGGGCACCACCACCCAGTGGGCGGCGGCGGTGAACGGTGCGCAGAGCCAGGGCTCGCTACAGCTGAACTCCGGAAGGCCCGTGATCGCCATCGGCGGGTTCAGCGGCTCCGACCCCGCGCCCACGCTCGCGCAGTTCCAGCAGTGGGTGAGGGACGGGAAGGTCTCGTACTACGTCGCCTCCGGCGGCTTCCGCCCCGGCGGCGGTAAGTCCGAGATCCAGAGCTGGGTGGAGCAGAACTTCACCGCCACCAAGGTCGGAAGCGCGACGGTCTACAAGCTGGTGGCGTAG
- the mca gene encoding mycothiol conjugate amidase Mca: MTGYRLLAVHAHPDDESSKGAATMARYAAEGNDVLVATFTGGERGDILNPAMDVAGVKDRLPEVRREEMAKAAAILGVEHRWLGFVDSGLPEGDPLPPLPEGCFALEPVEVPTETLVRLIREFRPHVMITYDENGGYPHPDHIMTHTVSMAAYEAAADPEQFPDAGEPWQISKVYYSHGFLRGKFQAFADEFEKHGLENPYTEWLARWKDEKNDMMARVTTQVECGEYFPVRDDALRAHATQIDPNGPFFAVPMEWQQRLWPTEEYELAKTTVSSRMPEKDLFSGIEK; this comes from the coding sequence ATGACCGGATACCGCCTCCTCGCCGTTCACGCGCACCCGGACGACGAGTCGAGCAAGGGCGCCGCCACGATGGCGCGGTACGCGGCCGAGGGGAACGACGTGCTGGTCGCGACGTTCACGGGCGGCGAACGGGGCGACATCCTGAACCCCGCGATGGACGTCGCGGGCGTCAAGGACCGCCTGCCCGAGGTGCGTCGTGAGGAGATGGCCAAGGCCGCCGCGATCCTGGGTGTCGAGCACCGCTGGCTCGGGTTCGTCGACTCGGGCCTGCCCGAGGGCGACCCGTTGCCCCCGCTCCCGGAGGGCTGCTTCGCGCTGGAGCCGGTCGAGGTGCCGACGGAGACGCTGGTGCGGCTCATCCGCGAGTTCCGCCCGCACGTGATGATCACGTACGACGAGAACGGCGGCTACCCGCACCCGGACCACATCATGACCCACACCGTCTCGATGGCGGCGTACGAGGCCGCGGCCGATCCCGAGCAGTTCCCCGACGCCGGCGAGCCCTGGCAGATCTCGAAGGTCTACTACAGCCACGGCTTCCTCCGCGGCAAGTTCCAGGCCTTCGCCGACGAGTTCGAGAAGCACGGCCTCGAGAACCCCTACACCGAGTGGCTCGCCCGGTGGAAGGATGAGAAGAACGACATGATGGCGCGCGTGACCACGCAGGTCGAGTGCGGCGAGTACTTCCCCGTCCGCGACGACGCACTGCGTGCGCACGCGACCCAGATCGACCCCAACGGCCCCTTCTTCGCGGTGCCGATGGAGTGGCAGCAGCGACTGTGGCCGACCGAGGAGTACGAGTTGGCGAAGACCACTGTGAGCAGCAGGATGCCCGAGAAGGACCTGTTCAGCGGGATCGAGAAGTGA
- a CDS encoding DUF4307 domain-containing protein has translation MSTAPVRPSDRYPDERDPARARRIGVIGLVVVVFLGVGLAWIGYQKFSRQPVTGETAGYEVLSDSAVDVQVTVTRTDPQQAVSCIVYAKNKAGDEIGRREFYVAPSADPVIVVTSEVRTTEPPAVGDVFGCGTNVPAYLDRA, from the coding sequence ATGTCGACCGCCCCCGTGCGCCCCTCCGATCGCTATCCCGACGAGCGCGATCCCGCCCGCGCGCGCCGGATCGGCGTCATCGGGCTGGTCGTGGTCGTGTTCCTCGGTGTCGGGCTCGCATGGATCGGCTACCAGAAGTTCTCGCGGCAGCCGGTCACCGGCGAGACCGCGGGCTACGAGGTGCTGTCCGATTCGGCGGTGGACGTGCAGGTCACCGTCACCCGCACCGACCCGCAGCAGGCCGTCAGCTGCATCGTCTACGCCAAGAACAAGGCGGGCGACGAAATCGGCCGGCGCGAGTTCTACGTCGCCCCGTCGGCGGACCCCGTCATCGTGGTCACCAGCGAGGTGCGCACCACCGAACCGCCCGCCGTGGGCGATGTCTTCGGTTGCGGCACGAACGTGCCCGCGTATCTTGACCGTGCGTGA
- a CDS encoding queuosine precursor transporter, whose product MSTDNSPTPKSGQPARVRVRPAFATVSSYYFPMLVGLFVGVMIISNITGTKAVLFAPSLHFEFLGLQVDGIATDGAFYLFPLAYVLGDVISEVYGFRAMRRVILTGFAILALAALCFWVTTLLPPAPGWPNDEAFRTVAGVVPRFLIAGLAGYLVGEFMNSWVLVRMKAWTGEKHLWSRLLGSTVVGEFFDTLVFCSIAAPALGFTSPGQFLNYLILGFVWKTLVEIVIMPLSYALCGYLKRREPTYQQALQAA is encoded by the coding sequence GTGAGCACTGACAACTCCCCCACCCCGAAGTCTGGGCAGCCGGCCCGCGTCCGCGTGCGGCCGGCGTTCGCCACGGTCTCCAGCTACTACTTCCCCATGCTCGTCGGCCTCTTCGTCGGCGTCATGATCATCAGCAACATCACGGGCACCAAGGCCGTGTTGTTCGCCCCGTCGCTGCACTTCGAGTTCCTCGGCCTGCAGGTCGACGGCATCGCCACCGACGGCGCCTTCTACCTCTTCCCCCTCGCTTACGTCCTCGGCGACGTGATCTCCGAGGTCTACGGCTTCCGCGCCATGCGCCGCGTGATCCTCACCGGCTTCGCGATCCTCGCCCTGGCCGCGCTGTGCTTCTGGGTGACCACGCTGCTGCCGCCCGCGCCGGGCTGGCCCAACGACGAGGCCTTCAGGACCGTCGCCGGGGTGGTGCCGCGCTTCCTCATCGCCGGCCTCGCGGGTTATCTCGTGGGCGAGTTCATGAACTCCTGGGTCCTGGTGCGGATGAAGGCGTGGACCGGCGAGAAGCACCTCTGGTCGCGCCTGCTCGGGTCCACCGTGGTCGGGGAGTTCTTCGACACCCTGGTGTTCTGCTCCATCGCCGCGCCCGCGCTGGGCTTCACCAGCCCCGGCCAGTTCCTCAACTACCTGATCCTCGGTTTCGTGTGGAAGACGCTGGTCGAGATCGTCATCATGCCGCTCAGCTACGCGCTGTGCGGCTACCTCAAGCGGCGCGAGCCCACCTACCAGCAGGCACTGCAGGCCGCCTGA
- the greA gene encoding transcription elongation factor GreA, protein MTDTQVTWLTPESHERLKNELDALIANRPVIAAEINERREEGDLKENGGYHAAREEQGQQEARIRQLQELLNNAKVGEAPTQSGVALPGSVVKVYYDGDEKDTETFLIATREEGAQDGNLEVYSPSSPLGAALIDAKVGETREYTIPSGAVVKVTLVSAEPYHS, encoded by the coding sequence ATGACGGACACTCAGGTGACGTGGTTGACCCCCGAGTCCCACGAGCGCCTCAAGAACGAGTTGGACGCGCTGATCGCCAACCGCCCCGTCATCGCCGCCGAGATCAACGAGCGCCGCGAAGAGGGCGATCTCAAGGAGAACGGCGGTTACCACGCTGCACGCGAGGAGCAGGGCCAGCAGGAGGCGCGCATCCGCCAGCTGCAGGAACTCCTCAACAACGCCAAGGTCGGCGAGGCCCCCACCCAGTCGGGTGTGGCGCTGCCGGGCTCGGTCGTGAAGGTGTACTACGACGGTGACGAGAAGGACACCGAGACCTTCCTCATCGCCACACGCGAGGAGGGCGCGCAGGACGGCAACCTCGAGGTGTACTCCCCGAGTTCGCCGCTCGGTGCCGCGCTCATCGACGCCAAGGTCGGCGAGACGCGCGAGTACACCATCCCGAGCGGTGCCGTCGTCAAGGTCACGCTGGTCAGCGCGGAGCCCTACCACTCGTAG
- a CDS encoding polysaccharide deacetylase family protein — protein sequence MRPKQSRKVRNFAVAGSVLVIAAAVAVGCGVTGGDPSRLGSSLTFDPLPSAPSGASATPGAGINPGAPPSGQTTAPPSPQPPATMTVVVPPPSAPAKPQPTVAGPTAAAVPPAPTAPAGGDAANRGEGAPSGEGGGTSAPAPAPQAAAKPVTKPVYLPDGSVDCARSKCIALTFSGGPGPVTRQFLQILDSHGAKGTFFVTGAQVNLNPDIMTAIAGTGNEVANGTWTQPDMTTLSDTDTTAQLQQTNDAIRASVGSAPTLFRPMGGHTSPAVVDAGKRLGLTQILWDLDSMDYNYQANPDGLTQVLLKAKPGQIVMLHDTFSASATAMDRMMTQLGDQGYAFVTVSQLLRSRAG from the coding sequence GTGAGGCCGAAGCAGAGCCGGAAGGTCCGCAATTTCGCGGTGGCGGGGAGCGTCCTCGTGATCGCCGCTGCCGTCGCGGTCGGATGCGGCGTCACCGGCGGCGACCCGAGCCGTCTCGGTTCGAGTCTCACGTTCGACCCGCTGCCGTCGGCCCCGTCGGGCGCCTCCGCGACGCCGGGCGCCGGCATCAATCCGGGGGCTCCGCCCTCCGGGCAGACGACCGCTCCGCCGTCGCCGCAGCCGCCCGCCACGATGACCGTCGTGGTGCCGCCGCCGAGTGCGCCGGCGAAGCCGCAGCCGACGGTCGCCGGGCCCACCGCGGCCGCGGTACCTCCCGCGCCCACCGCGCCCGCGGGCGGCGACGCGGCGAACCGGGGCGAGGGGGCACCGTCGGGCGAGGGCGGCGGCACCTCGGCGCCCGCGCCCGCCCCGCAGGCGGCGGCGAAACCGGTCACCAAGCCCGTGTACCTGCCCGACGGCAGCGTCGACTGCGCGCGGAGCAAGTGCATCGCACTCACCTTCTCCGGCGGCCCCGGCCCCGTGACCCGGCAGTTCCTGCAGATCCTCGACAGTCACGGTGCCAAGGGCACGTTCTTCGTGACGGGCGCGCAGGTGAACCTCAACCCCGACATCATGACCGCGATCGCGGGCACCGGGAACGAGGTCGCCAACGGCACCTGGACCCAGCCGGACATGACGACGCTCTCGGACACCGACACCACCGCGCAGCTGCAGCAGACCAACGACGCGATCCGCGCGTCCGTGGGCAGCGCGCCGACGCTGTTCCGGCCGATGGGCGGCCACACCTCCCCGGCGGTCGTGGACGCGGGGAAGCGGCTGGGCCTGACCCAGATCCTGTGGGACCTGGACTCGATGGACTACAACTACCAGGCCAACCCCGACGGGCTGACCCAGGTGCTGCTCAAAGCGAAGCCGGGGCAGATCGTGATGCTGCACGACACGTTCTCCGCTTCGGCGACGGCGATGGACCGCATGATGACGCAGCTCGGCGACCAGGGCTACGCCTTCGTCACGGTCAGCCAGCTGCTGCGCAGCCGCGCCGGCTGA
- a CDS encoding cystathionine gamma-synthase has protein sequence MSEQKSAIDKHAAQGFSTRAIHAGYEPDPLTGAVNVPIYASSTFAQDGVGGMRGGFEYARTGNPTRRAYEANLAAIEEGTFGRGFASGMAATDTLLRATLRPGDHLVIPDDAYGGTFRLIDKVFSQWGIEHTPAAVNDVDAVRAAIRPNTKLVWIETPTNPLLNIGDIEALAEVAHAGGAKLVVDNTFASPYLQTPLTLGADVVLHSVTKYLGGHSDTVGGALVTNDEQLDTDFAFLQNGAGAVPGPFDVYLALRGIKTLGVRMDRHCDNAEKIVEFLSGRPEVSTVLYPGLESHPNHAVAAKQMKRFGGMISVRLAGGREAAQRFCARTEVFTLAESLGGIESLIEHPAAMTHASTAGSQLEVPEDLVRLSVGIEDIGDLIADLENAFS, from the coding sequence ATGAGCGAGCAGAAGAGCGCGATCGACAAGCACGCGGCGCAGGGCTTCTCGACCCGCGCGATCCACGCCGGCTACGAGCCCGACCCGCTGACCGGCGCCGTCAACGTCCCGATCTACGCCAGCTCCACCTTCGCCCAGGACGGCGTCGGCGGCATGCGCGGCGGCTTCGAGTACGCCCGCACCGGCAACCCCACCCGGCGCGCGTACGAGGCGAACCTCGCCGCGATCGAGGAGGGCACCTTCGGCCGGGGCTTCGCCTCCGGCATGGCGGCCACCGACACGCTGCTGCGCGCCACCCTGCGCCCGGGCGATCACCTGGTGATCCCCGACGACGCCTACGGCGGCACCTTCCGCCTCATCGACAAGGTGTTCTCGCAGTGGGGGATCGAGCACACGCCCGCCGCCGTCAACGACGTCGACGCCGTGCGCGCCGCGATCCGCCCGAACACCAAGCTGGTGTGGATCGAGACGCCGACCAACCCGCTGCTCAACATCGGCGACATCGAGGCCCTCGCCGAGGTGGCCCATGCCGGCGGCGCGAAGCTGGTGGTGGACAACACGTTCGCCAGTCCGTACCTGCAGACGCCGCTCACGCTCGGCGCCGACGTGGTGCTGCACTCGGTGACCAAGTACCTCGGCGGGCACAGTGACACCGTCGGCGGCGCGCTGGTGACCAACGACGAGCAGCTCGACACCGATTTCGCCTTCCTGCAGAACGGCGCGGGCGCGGTGCCCGGCCCGTTCGACGTCTACCTCGCGCTGCGCGGCATCAAGACGCTCGGCGTCCGCATGGACCGGCACTGCGACAACGCGGAGAAGATCGTCGAGTTCCTCTCCGGCCGTCCCGAGGTGTCGACGGTGCTGTACCCGGGCCTGGAGAGCCACCCGAACCACGCGGTCGCGGCCAAGCAGATGAAGCGCTTCGGCGGCATGATCTCCGTGCGCCTCGCCGGCGGCCGCGAGGCCGCGCAGCGGTTCTGCGCCCGGACCGAGGTCTTCACCCTCGCGGAGTCGCTCGGCGGCATCGAGTCGCTGATCGAGCACCCCGCCGCGATGACCCACGCCTCCACCGCCGGCTCGCAGCTCGAGGTCCCCGAGGACCTGGTGCGGCTGTCCGTCGGCATCGAGGACATCGGCGACCTCATCGCCGATCTGGAGAACGCGTTCAGCTGA
- a CDS encoding cystathionine beta-synthase → MRIAGHVSELIGDTPLVRLNSVVKPGSGLVAAKIEYLNPGGSSKDRIAVKMIDAAEASGELQPGGTIVEPTSGNTGVGLAIVAQQRGYKCVFVCPDKVSEDKRNVLKAYGAEVVVCPTAVAPEHPDSYYNVSDRLTRDIPGAWKPNQYSNPNGPASHYETTGPEIWRDTEGKITHFVAGVGTGGTITGTGRYLKEISGGTVKIVGADPEGSVYSGGTGRPYLVEGVGEDFWPTAYDPDVPDEIIAVSDADSFEMTRRLAREEGLLVGGSCGMAVVAALRVAERDPDAVVVVLLPDGGRGYLSKIFNDKWMSSYGFLRAPLDPNEQEALVGDILRGKKGELPDLVHTHPSETIRDAIEILAEYNVSQMPVVGAEPPIMAGEVAGAVTERELLSAVFEGRANLADPVSKHMGPAFPLIGAGQPISAANTALRESDALMVIDDGKPVGVITRHDVLNFLSHGK, encoded by the coding sequence ATGCGTATCGCAGGACACGTCAGCGAGTTGATCGGCGACACCCCACTGGTGCGACTGAACTCCGTGGTGAAGCCCGGGTCGGGCCTGGTCGCGGCGAAGATCGAGTACCTCAACCCCGGCGGGTCCAGTAAGGACCGGATCGCGGTGAAGATGATCGACGCCGCGGAGGCATCGGGTGAGCTCCAGCCCGGCGGCACCATCGTCGAGCCGACCTCCGGCAACACCGGCGTGGGCCTCGCGATCGTCGCGCAGCAGCGCGGCTACAAATGCGTCTTCGTGTGCCCGGACAAGGTCAGCGAGGACAAGCGCAACGTCCTCAAGGCCTACGGCGCCGAGGTCGTCGTGTGCCCGACCGCCGTCGCGCCGGAGCACCCCGACTCGTACTACAACGTCTCCGACCGCCTGACGCGCGACATCCCGGGCGCCTGGAAGCCGAACCAGTACTCCAACCCCAACGGTCCCGCCTCGCACTACGAGACCACCGGCCCGGAGATCTGGCGCGACACCGAGGGCAAGATCACCCACTTCGTGGCGGGCGTCGGCACGGGCGGCACCATCACCGGCACCGGCCGCTACCTCAAGGAGATCTCCGGCGGCACGGTCAAGATCGTCGGCGCCGACCCCGAGGGCTCGGTCTACTCCGGCGGCACCGGCCGGCCCTACCTCGTCGAGGGCGTGGGCGAGGACTTCTGGCCCACCGCCTACGACCCCGACGTCCCCGACGAGATCATCGCCGTCTCCGACGCCGACTCCTTCGAGATGACCCGGCGCCTCGCCCGCGAGGAGGGCCTCCTCGTAGGCGGTTCGTGCGGCATGGCCGTCGTCGCCGCGCTGCGCGTCGCCGAGCGCGACCCCGACGCGGTCGTCGTCGTGCTGCTGCCCGACGGTGGCCGCGGCTACCTGTCGAAGATCTTCAACGACAAGTGGATGTCGAGCTACGGCTTCCTGCGCGCGCCCCTCGACCCCAACGAGCAGGAGGCCCTCGTCGGAGACATCCTGCGCGGCAAGAAGGGCGAGCTGCCCGACCTGGTGCACACGCACCCGTCGGAGACCATCCGCGACGCCATCGAGATCCTCGCGGAGTACAACGTCTCGCAGATGCCCGTCGTCGGCGCCGAGCCCCCGATCATGGCCGGCGAGGTCGCGGGTGCCGTCACCGAGCGGGAGCTGCTCTCCGCGGTCTTCGAGGGCCGCGCGAACCTCGCCGACCCGGTGAGCAAGCACATGGGCCCCGCGTTCCCGCTCATCGGTGCGGGCCAGCCGATCTCGGCCGCCAACACCGCGCTGCGCGAGTCCGACGCCCTCATGGTGATCGACGACGGCAAGCCCGTCGGCGTGATCACCCGGCACGACGTGCTGAACTTCCTCTCCCACGGCAAGTAG
- a CDS encoding SGNH/GDSL hydrolase family protein produces the protein MGYSRSRLARDALYTSAAAVSGAGATWGAYALLTKQARTARTVIPHRTDMAPSKDGIYSPGTTVVERPGPHVSADVSLMVFGDSTAAGLGVDDAEHTPGVLLARGVVAETGRTVRLAVKAIVGATSKGLAGQIEAAFIAKQIPDVAVIIVGANDVTALNSIEPSARRLGAAVAQLRGAGAEVVVGTCPDIGVVQAIPQPLRSVIRRYGLQLAARQRAHVLAAGGHPVPFADTLTPEFLDAPERMFSPDNFHPSAAGYELAARLLLPEVLAALGEWHGPLPSPPEVSEAADANRLTARLGRALRRG, from the coding sequence ATGGGGTACTCCCGAAGCCGGCTCGCCCGTGACGCGCTGTACACCTCGGCGGCCGCCGTCAGCGGCGCCGGAGCCACCTGGGGCGCCTACGCCCTGCTCACCAAGCAGGCGCGCACCGCGCGCACCGTCATTCCCCACCGCACCGACATGGCGCCGTCGAAGGACGGCATCTACTCGCCCGGCACCACCGTCGTCGAACGGCCGGGGCCGCACGTCTCCGCCGACGTGAGCCTCATGGTCTTCGGCGACTCCACGGCCGCGGGCCTCGGGGTCGACGATGCCGAGCACACCCCCGGCGTGCTCCTCGCGCGGGGCGTCGTGGCGGAGACGGGCCGTACGGTGCGGCTCGCGGTGAAGGCGATCGTGGGCGCGACGTCGAAGGGCTTGGCCGGGCAGATCGAGGCGGCGTTCATCGCGAAGCAGATCCCCGATGTAGCCGTCATCATCGTCGGCGCGAACGACGTGACGGCGCTGAACTCGATCGAGCCGTCGGCGCGCCGGCTCGGGGCGGCGGTCGCCCAGTTGCGCGGCGCGGGCGCCGAGGTCGTGGTGGGCACCTGCCCGGACATCGGGGTGGTGCAGGCGATCCCGCAGCCCCTGCGGTCGGTGATTCGGCGGTACGGGCTGCAGCTCGCGGCGCGGCAGCGGGCGCACGTGCTGGCTGCGGGCGGGCATCCCGTGCCCTTCGCCGACACCTTGACCCCCGAGTTCCTCGATGCGCCGGAGCGCATGTTCTCGCCGGACAACTTCCACCCGTCGGCAGCGGGCTACGAGCTGGCGGCGCGGCTGCTGCTCCCCGAGGTGCTCGCCGCGCTCGGCGAGTGGCACGGCCCGCTCCCCTCTCCGCCGGAGGTCTCGGAGGCCGCCGACGCGAACCGGCTGACGGCGCGGTTGGGGCGCGCCCTGCGCCGGGGCTGA
- a CDS encoding Bax inhibitor-1/YccA family membrane protein, with product MRESSNPIFRGLTKETRQQAPAGYQQGYPQQGYGQQQGYPQGMNLGMGAAGAAQGMQFQQYQQPPQAPYQQGTGSGTMTIDDVVTKTAATLGVLIAFAVAAYALIAGGIVSAMPLMLVGAIGGFILVMIASFGRKQDNPAIVLSYAALEGLFVGSISFVFAAITVSQGGPSAGALIGQAVLASIGVFIGMLVVYKTGAIRVTPRFTRMLFAAMIGVLVLALGNMVIAMVTGGESNPLRGGGTIAIIFSLVCIAIAAFSFLLDFDQADQLIRAGAPSKAAWGVALGLTVTLVWLYVEILRLLSYFYSSD from the coding sequence GTGCGCGAAAGCAGCAACCCGATCTTCCGCGGGCTGACCAAGGAGACCCGCCAGCAGGCGCCCGCCGGCTATCAGCAGGGCTACCCGCAGCAGGGCTACGGTCAGCAGCAGGGATACCCGCAGGGCATGAACCTGGGGATGGGTGCCGCAGGCGCCGCCCAGGGCATGCAGTTCCAGCAGTACCAGCAGCCGCCGCAGGCCCCGTACCAGCAGGGCACGGGCTCCGGCACGATGACGATCGACGACGTGGTCACCAAGACCGCGGCGACGCTCGGCGTGCTCATTGCGTTCGCGGTCGCGGCCTATGCGCTGATTGCAGGAGGCATCGTATCCGCGATGCCGCTCATGCTCGTCGGCGCTATCGGCGGCTTCATCCTGGTGATGATCGCGAGCTTCGGCCGCAAGCAGGACAACCCCGCCATCGTGCTGTCGTACGCGGCGCTCGAAGGTCTGTTCGTCGGCTCGATCTCCTTCGTGTTCGCGGCCATCACGGTCTCGCAGGGCGGCCCCAGCGCCGGTGCCCTCATCGGCCAGGCTGTACTTGCCTCCATCGGCGTGTTCATCGGCATGCTCGTGGTCTACAAGACCGGCGCGATCCGCGTGACCCCGCGCTTCACCCGCATGCTGTTCGCGGCCATGATCGGCGTGCTGGTGCTGGCTCTCGGCAACATGGTCATTGCTATGGTCACCGGCGGCGAGTCGAACCCGCTGCGCGGCGGCGGCACCATCGCGATCATCTTCTCGCTGGTGTGCATCGCGATCGCGGCGTTCAGCTTCCTGCTGGACTTCGACCAGGCGGATCAGCTGATCCGCGCCGGCGCACCGTCGAAGGCGGCGTGGGGCGTGGCCCTGGGCCTGACCGTCACGCTGGTCTGGCTGTACGTCGAGATCCTGCGCCTGCTGAGCTACTTCTACAGCAGCGACTAG
- a CDS encoding Clp protease N-terminal domain-containing protein, whose translation MFERFTKSARVAVVLAQEEARDSGADKITPTHLLLGVLGTVDGPLQRELTDVGLTPEAVRASAAGRVLTDQDAEALRGIGIDVGAVADAVEKRFGFDILRPIRKKFRAGHIPFDPASKKTLQLAVREAAHRKDRTIDGAHMVLGVLRSDDADALAAVESVVPRDELRQRLYSLLDRPAA comes from the coding sequence GTGTTCGAACGGTTCACCAAGAGTGCCCGCGTCGCGGTCGTACTCGCCCAGGAGGAGGCGCGCGACAGCGGCGCCGACAAGATCACTCCCACCCACTTGCTGCTCGGTGTGCTCGGCACCGTCGACGGTCCACTGCAGCGCGAGCTGACCGACGTCGGCCTCACGCCCGAGGCGGTGCGCGCCTCCGCCGCGGGCCGCGTGCTCACCGACCAGGACGCCGAGGCACTGCGCGGCATCGGGATCGACGTGGGCGCCGTCGCGGACGCCGTCGAGAAGCGCTTCGGTTTCGACATCCTGCGGCCCATCCGCAAGAAGTTCCGCGCCGGTCACATCCCCTTCGATCCCGCCTCGAAGAAGACGCTGCAACTCGCGGTGCGCGAGGCGGCGCACCGAAAGGACCGCACGATCGACGGCGCCCACATGGTTCTCGGTGTGCTGCGCAGCGACGATGCCGACGCGCTCGCGGCCGTCGAGTCCGTGGTGCCGCGCGACGAGCTGCGCCAGCGGCTGTACAGCCTGTTGGACCGGCCTGCGGCGTAA